The Geobacter sp. AOG2 genome includes a window with the following:
- the fabF gene encoding beta-ketoacyl-ACP synthase II gives MRRVVITGVGVVSPLGCGNAKNWDALVNGRSGIGHITRFDASAMPVRIAGEVKDFNPEDFIDKKEIKKMDLFIQYALAASQFAMEDSGLAITEENAERVGVLVGAGLGGLPTIEKYHTALLEGGYKKISPFFIPMLIINLAPGHISIKYGAKGPNISSVSACATATHSIGDAYHIIKRGDADAMIAGGTESTVTPLGIGGFAVMKALSDRNDDPQAASRPFEKNRDGFIMGEGAGIVILEEYEAAKKRGAKIYAEVVGYGLTGDAYHLTAPAPGGEGAARCMKMALTNAGVNPEQVGYINAHGTSTPMNDLYETMAIKTVFGNYAHTVKISSTKSMTGHLLGAAGGIEAVFSCMAMEKGVVPPTINYEEPDPECDLDYTPNTACEAKIEYAMSNNFGFGGTNASLLFKKV, from the coding sequence ATGAGAAGAGTTGTAATTACCGGCGTTGGGGTCGTTTCTCCTTTGGGATGCGGGAATGCCAAAAACTGGGATGCCCTTGTAAATGGCAGGTCCGGCATCGGTCACATTACCCGTTTTGACGCCTCGGCCATGCCGGTACGCATTGCCGGCGAGGTTAAGGACTTTAATCCCGAGGACTTCATTGATAAAAAAGAGATCAAAAAGATGGATCTCTTTATTCAGTACGCACTGGCCGCTTCTCAGTTTGCCATGGAGGATTCGGGCCTGGCCATCACGGAGGAGAACGCCGAGCGGGTCGGTGTGCTCGTTGGGGCCGGCCTCGGCGGACTGCCGACCATCGAAAAGTACCATACGGCACTTCTCGAGGGCGGCTACAAGAAGATTTCACCCTTCTTTATCCCGATGCTGATCATTAATCTGGCGCCCGGCCACATCTCCATAAAGTACGGTGCCAAAGGACCCAATATCTCGTCCGTTTCGGCATGCGCCACCGCCACCCATTCCATCGGAGATGCCTACCACATCATCAAGCGGGGCGACGCCGACGCCATGATCGCCGGGGGAACCGAGTCAACGGTAACACCGCTCGGTATCGGCGGCTTCGCCGTCATGAAGGCGCTCTCCGACCGTAACGACGATCCCCAGGCCGCTTCGCGCCCCTTTGAGAAGAATCGCGACGGTTTTATCATGGGAGAAGGCGCCGGAATCGTGATCCTGGAGGAGTACGAGGCTGCCAAAAAACGCGGCGCCAAGATCTACGCGGAAGTCGTCGGCTATGGCTTGACCGGTGACGCCTACCATCTGACCGCACCGGCGCCGGGTGGCGAAGGGGCGGCGCGCTGCATGAAGATGGCCCTCACCAATGCCGGGGTCAATCCCGAACAGGTGGGCTATATCAATGCCCACGGAACCTCGACGCCCATGAACGACCTGTATGAAACCATGGCCATCAAGACCGTTTTCGGCAACTATGCCCACACGGTGAAGATTTCCTCGACCAAGTCCATGACGGGCCACCTCCTGGGCGCTGCCGGAGGAATCGAGGCGGTTTTCAGCTGCATGGCCATGGAAAAGGGTGTGGTCCCGCCGACCATCAACTACGAGGAACCGGACCCTGAGTGCGATCTCGATTACACCCCGAATACCGCATGCGAGGCCAAGATCGAATACGCCATGAGCAACAACTTCGGCTTTGGCGGCACCAATGCCTCGCTGCTCTTCAAGAAGGTCTGA
- the rpiB gene encoding ribose 5-phosphate isomerase B has translation MKIALGSDHGGFGLKQSLIPFLQGRDIEVADAGTNSEDSVDYPDFAERVALLVAHGEADAGILVCGTGIGISIAANKVPGIRAALVTDVFMARMSKEHNNANVLVLGGRVIDETTAQELVTAWLEASFEGGRHQKRLDKIAQLEQKYRCS, from the coding sequence ATGAAAATCGCGTTAGGAAGTGACCATGGCGGCTTCGGCCTGAAACAGTCTTTGATTCCTTTTCTGCAGGGCCGGGACATTGAGGTGGCCGATGCAGGCACCAACTCGGAAGATTCGGTGGATTACCCCGATTTTGCCGAGCGGGTGGCGCTCCTGGTTGCCCACGGCGAGGCGGATGCAGGCATTCTGGTCTGCGGAACCGGCATCGGCATTTCCATTGCCGCCAACAAGGTGCCCGGTATTCGCGCCGCTCTGGTGACCGATGTCTTTATGGCCCGTATGTCCAAGGAGCACAACAACGCCAATGTTCTGGTGCTGGGTGGCAGGGTGATCGACGAAACCACGGCTCAGGAATTGGTGACCGCCTGGCTGGAGGCCTCCTTTGAAGGGGGACGGCATCAGAAACGGCTGGACAAGATCGCCCAACTGGAACAAAAATATCGTTGCAGTTAA
- the ispG gene encoding flavodoxin-dependent (E)-4-hydroxy-3-methylbut-2-enyl-diphosphate synthase → MKKLTRQIRVGSVLVGGDAPCAVQSMCSTDTRDVSATLAQIAGLAAGGCEIIRCAVPDMDAAVALGAIKRESPIPVIADIHFDYKLALQVLEGGIDGLRLNPGNIGDKWKVGEVVKAAAERQVPIRIGVNAGSLEKELLERFGHPTAEAMVESALGHVRILEELGYQEIKISLKASDVMKTVSAYRLLSERVDYPLHIGITEAGTIFSGTVKSSVGLGILLADGIGDTMRVSLTGDPLDEVRVGYEILKSLGLRQRGVNFVSCPTCGRCQINLIKVAEEVERRLQGVDKRITVAVMGCAVNGPGEAREADVGIAGGKGEGLLFRNGEIVRKVPEDKLADALLEEIEKL, encoded by the coding sequence ATGAAAAAGCTAACCAGACAGATACGGGTCGGATCGGTTCTCGTTGGGGGCGACGCCCCTTGCGCGGTCCAATCCATGTGTTCCACCGATACGCGGGACGTTTCCGCCACCCTTGCCCAGATTGCCGGATTGGCCGCCGGCGGTTGCGAGATCATTCGCTGCGCCGTGCCGGACATGGATGCGGCCGTGGCCCTGGGAGCGATCAAACGCGAAAGTCCCATTCCGGTGATCGCCGACATCCATTTCGACTACAAGCTGGCCTTGCAGGTGCTGGAGGGGGGCATAGACGGGCTGCGGCTCAATCCGGGCAATATCGGCGACAAGTGGAAGGTGGGCGAGGTGGTCAAGGCGGCGGCGGAACGCCAAGTGCCTATCCGGATCGGCGTCAATGCCGGGTCGCTCGAAAAGGAGTTGCTGGAGCGTTTCGGGCACCCCACGGCCGAGGCCATGGTTGAATCCGCCCTGGGCCATGTACGCATCCTGGAGGAATTGGGGTATCAGGAGATCAAGATATCCCTCAAGGCTTCGGATGTGATGAAGACGGTTTCCGCCTATCGGCTGCTCTCGGAACGGGTCGACTATCCTCTGCACATCGGCATCACCGAGGCCGGAACCATCTTTTCCGGGACGGTCAAGTCATCGGTCGGCCTCGGTATCCTCCTGGCCGACGGCATAGGCGATACCATGCGGGTTTCCCTGACCGGAGATCCGCTGGACGAGGTCAGGGTAGGGTACGAGATCCTGAAGAGTCTCGGGTTGCGCCAACGCGGCGTCAACTTTGTCTCCTGTCCCACCTGCGGCCGATGCCAGATCAACCTGATCAAGGTCGCCGAAGAGGTTGAACGCCGTCTTCAGGGAGTGGACAAGCGGATTACGGTTGCGGTCATGGGCTGTGCCGTCAACGGCCCCGGAGAGGCCCGCGAGGCGGATGTGGGTATTGCCGGCGGCAAAGGGGAGGGTCTTTTGTTCCGCAACGGCGAGATCGTCCGCAAGGTGCCGGAAGACAAATTGGCCGACGCCCTGCTCGAAGAGATCGAAAAACTCTAA
- a CDS encoding beta-ketoacyl-ACP synthase III, with product MSRARIIGTGSALPDKIITNRDLEQMVETNDEWITTRTGIKARRIASEGEYTSTFAVEAARRALAMSGTGADELDLIILGTVTPDFPFPATACIIQKELGAHKAAAFDLSAACSGFLYGLSIATTYIRAGVAKKALVIGAEVLSRVVDWTDRNTCILFGDGAGAAVIEAVEGENGILSTHLFSDGSHWDQLYLPGAGSRNPASSPRTIDERLYYIRMEGNDVFKHAVRAMEEAATAALGANGMSPSDISLFIPHQANRRIIDATAKRLGLSEDKVFVNLHNYGNTSAASIPIALDEANRSGVIKAGDIILMDAFGGGFTYGSALVRW from the coding sequence ATGTCGAGAGCCAGGATAATCGGAACCGGTTCGGCCCTGCCGGACAAGATCATAACCAACCGCGATCTGGAACAGATGGTTGAAACCAACGATGAGTGGATTACCACCCGAACCGGCATTAAAGCGCGCCGGATCGCCTCGGAAGGGGAATATACCTCGACCTTCGCCGTTGAAGCCGCTCGCCGCGCCCTTGCCATGTCCGGAACCGGCGCCGACGAGCTGGATTTGATCATCCTCGGCACCGTGACCCCTGATTTTCCTTTTCCGGCCACCGCATGCATCATACAAAAAGAACTCGGAGCACATAAAGCGGCGGCGTTCGATCTCTCGGCCGCCTGTTCCGGTTTTCTGTACGGCCTCTCCATCGCCACAACCTATATCCGTGCCGGCGTGGCAAAAAAGGCCCTGGTCATAGGTGCCGAGGTCTTGTCGCGCGTGGTTGACTGGACGGACCGCAATACCTGCATCCTCTTCGGGGACGGTGCCGGTGCGGCGGTCATAGAGGCCGTCGAGGGAGAAAACGGCATCCTTTCCACACACCTGTTCAGCGACGGCTCTCACTGGGACCAGCTCTACCTGCCCGGCGCCGGGAGCAGGAATCCCGCTTCCAGTCCGCGCACCATCGACGAACGTCTCTATTACATCAGGATGGAAGGCAACGACGTGTTCAAGCACGCCGTTCGGGCCATGGAAGAAGCCGCAACCGCAGCCCTTGGCGCTAACGGCATGTCGCCTTCCGATATATCGCTCTTCATCCCGCATCAGGCAAATCGCCGCATCATCGACGCCACCGCCAAACGTTTGGGGCTTTCCGAAGACAAGGTGTTCGTGAACCTGCACAACTACGGCAATACGTCGGCCGCTTCAATCCCGATCGCCCTGGACGAGGCGAACCGTTCCGGCGTCATCAAGGCAGGCGACATCATACTGATGGATGCCTTCGGCGGCGGGTTTACGTACGGTTCCGCCCTGGTCCGCTGGTAG
- the glyA gene encoding serine hydroxymethyltransferase, producing the protein MSILDQFDPQVAEAIRHETERQENNLELIASENFVSEAVLEAQGSILTNKYAEGYPGKRYYGGCEQVDVVENLAIERAKELFGAEHANVQPHSGSQANMAVYFAACKPGDTVLGMNLSHGGHLTHGSPVNFSGKLFNIVPYGVSPETQTIDYAEVERLAEQHKPKMIVVGASAYPRIIDFPAFRAIADKVGAVVMVDMAHFAGLVAAGVHPSPVPYAEYVTTTTHKTLRGPRGGMILCREELAKGLNSQIFPGIQGGPLMHVIAAKAVAFKEALQPEFKAYQQQIVNNAKALAEALMKKGFKLTSGGTDNHLMLVDFSGTEITGKAAEEALDKAGITVNKNTVPFETRSPFVTSGIRVGTPAATSHGLKETEMIQVADFIADAVANIGNDEKLAAIKVQVNTMMKRFPLYANRLK; encoded by the coding sequence ATGTCGATTCTCGACCAATTTGACCCCCAGGTCGCCGAAGCCATTCGCCACGAAACCGAACGCCAGGAGAATAATCTGGAGCTGATCGCTTCGGAAAACTTTGTCTCCGAGGCGGTGCTTGAGGCCCAGGGCAGCATCCTCACCAACAAATATGCCGAAGGCTATCCGGGCAAACGATACTACGGCGGCTGCGAGCAGGTGGATGTGGTCGAGAACCTGGCGATCGAGCGTGCCAAGGAGCTGTTCGGCGCCGAGCATGCCAATGTTCAGCCCCACTCCGGCTCCCAGGCCAATATGGCGGTCTATTTTGCCGCTTGTAAGCCCGGAGATACCGTCCTGGGCATGAACCTCTCCCATGGCGGCCACCTGACCCACGGCAGCCCGGTGAACTTCTCCGGCAAGCTGTTCAACATCGTGCCCTATGGCGTTTCCCCCGAGACCCAGACCATCGATTACGCCGAAGTGGAACGCCTGGCCGAACAACACAAACCGAAGATGATCGTCGTAGGCGCCAGCGCCTACCCGCGTATCATCGATTTTCCCGCGTTTCGCGCCATTGCCGATAAGGTCGGGGCGGTGGTCATGGTCGACATGGCCCATTTTGCCGGCCTGGTGGCGGCAGGGGTGCATCCCAGCCCGGTTCCCTATGCGGAATACGTGACCACCACCACTCACAAGACCTTGCGCGGCCCGCGCGGCGGTATGATCCTCTGCCGCGAGGAACTGGCCAAGGGTCTCAATTCCCAGATATTCCCCGGCATCCAGGGCGGCCCCCTGATGCACGTCATCGCCGCCAAGGCGGTGGCCTTCAAGGAGGCGCTCCAGCCGGAGTTCAAGGCGTATCAGCAACAGATCGTGAACAATGCCAAGGCGTTGGCTGAGGCTTTGATGAAAAAGGGCTTCAAGCTGACCAGCGGAGGCACCGACAACCATCTGATGCTGGTCGATTTCTCCGGCACCGAGATCACCGGCAAAGCGGCCGAGGAGGCCCTGGACAAGGCGGGCATCACGGTCAACAAGAATACCGTCCCCTTTGAAACCCGCTCTCCGTTTGTCACCTCCGGTATCCGGGTCGGCACGCCGGCCGCCACGTCCCATGGCCTGAAAGAGACGGAAATGATTCAAGTCGCTGATTTTATTGCCGATGCCGTGGCCAATATCGGCAACGATGAGAAACTAGCCGCCATCAAGGTGCAGGTCAATACCATGATGAAGCGGTTCCCGCTCTACGCCAACCGGTTGAAGTAG
- the acpP gene encoding acyl carrier protein yields MSDIAKRVKEIVAEQLGVEEAQVVPEASFMDDLGADSLDTVELVMALEEEFDIEIPDEDAEKIQSVQDAIEYITEHS; encoded by the coding sequence ATGTCTGACATTGCAAAGCGAGTAAAGGAAATAGTTGCGGAACAATTGGGTGTGGAAGAGGCTCAAGTGGTTCCCGAGGCATCCTTCATGGATGATCTTGGTGCCGATTCGCTGGACACCGTTGAACTGGTCATGGCCCTTGAAGAGGAATTCGATATCGAGATTCCCGACGAGGATGCCGAAAAGATCCAGTCTGTTCAGGATGCCATCGAGTACATCACCGAGCACAGCTAA
- the plsX gene encoding phosphate acyltransferase PlsX, translating into MRVAVDAMGGDNAPAVEVAGAVAACREFGIAITLVGDRARLEAELSRHQANNGLDIDIFHASEVVGMHDSASDAVRKKKNSSVRLAFELVKEGKACAAVSAGNSGATMAAGMFVLKRINGIERPAIAQIFPTLKGQTLVLDVGGNVDCKPQHLAQFAIMGEVYAHYAMGITNPAVGLLSNGEEDSKGNELTRETNAILRETSLNYAGYVEGRDLFKGTVEVIVCDGFVGNVVLKLSEGLAEAAGMMLKEEIVKSWVSKLGYLFVRGAFHRFKKIVDYAEYGGAPLLGINGVGMICHGGSNVKAIKNAIRFAHDYAKSGVTERVAEKLSENSMVNAARDNQKTQAIA; encoded by the coding sequence ATGAGAGTTGCCGTTGACGCAATGGGGGGGGATAATGCCCCGGCCGTGGAAGTTGCGGGAGCCGTTGCCGCCTGTCGTGAATTTGGCATAGCGATCACGCTGGTGGGGGACCGTGCCAGACTTGAGGCCGAATTGTCCCGGCATCAGGCCAATAACGGTCTCGACATAGACATCTTCCATGCCAGCGAGGTCGTCGGGATGCACGACTCGGCCTCGGATGCGGTGCGCAAGAAGAAAAATTCTTCCGTACGGCTGGCGTTTGAGCTGGTCAAGGAGGGGAAGGCCTGCGCCGCAGTCAGTGCCGGAAACTCCGGCGCCACCATGGCCGCCGGCATGTTCGTGCTCAAGCGTATCAACGGCATAGAACGTCCCGCCATTGCCCAGATATTCCCGACCCTCAAGGGACAGACCCTGGTGCTGGATGTGGGGGGCAACGTCGACTGCAAGCCGCAACATCTTGCCCAGTTTGCCATCATGGGCGAGGTCTATGCTCATTATGCCATGGGGATCACCAACCCCGCCGTCGGTCTTTTGTCAAACGGCGAGGAGGACTCCAAAGGCAACGAGCTTACCCGTGAAACCAATGCCATCCTGCGGGAGACGTCACTCAACTACGCCGGCTATGTGGAAGGGCGCGATCTTTTCAAGGGAACCGTGGAGGTGATCGTCTGCGACGGTTTCGTGGGGAATGTGGTGCTCAAGCTGTCCGAAGGGCTGGCTGAGGCGGCGGGTATGATGTTGAAGGAAGAGATCGTTAAGAGTTGGGTGTCGAAACTCGGCTATCTCTTTGTGCGCGGCGCTTTCCATCGATTCAAAAAGATAGTCGACTACGCCGAATATGGCGGCGCACCTCTTTTGGGCATCAACGGTGTGGGCATGATCTGTCATGGCGGCTCCAACGTGAAAGCCATCAAAAACGCCATCCGTTTTGCTCACGATTATGCCAAAAGCGGCGTCACCGAACGGGTGGCCGAGAAGCTGTCGGAAAACAGCATGGTCAATGCGGCCCGCGACAACCAGAAAACGCAGGCAATCGCATGA
- the fabZ gene encoding 3-hydroxyacyl-ACP dehydratase FabZ yields MLDINEIMKILPHRYPFLLVDRIVELETGKRIVGIKNVTVNEPFFPGHFPGHPVMPGVLIIEAMAQVAAILAYVSSDESVRSKVTYFVGIDNARFRKPVVPGDQLRLELEAVGCKRGIWTFSGKVLVAGKLVAEADLKATFADK; encoded by the coding sequence ATGCTCGATATCAACGAAATCATGAAGATCCTGCCGCATCGGTATCCGTTTTTGTTGGTGGATCGCATAGTTGAACTGGAAACAGGCAAACGCATCGTCGGCATAAAGAACGTTACGGTCAACGAACCGTTCTTTCCCGGGCACTTTCCCGGACACCCGGTCATGCCGGGGGTTCTGATCATCGAGGCCATGGCCCAGGTGGCTGCAATCCTGGCCTATGTCTCGTCCGACGAAAGTGTTCGCTCGAAGGTCACCTATTTTGTAGGTATAGACAATGCCCGCTTCCGTAAGCCGGTCGTTCCCGGAGACCAGCTTCGCCTTGAACTTGAGGCGGTCGGCTGCAAACGCGGCATCTGGACTTTTTCCGGCAAGGTGCTGGTAGCCGGCAAACTGGTCGCCGAAGCGGATCTGAAAGCGACTTTTGCCGACAAATAA
- the fabG gene encoding 3-oxoacyl-[acyl-carrier-protein] reductase, which produces MPKDRVAVITGASRGIGRSIALALAAQGATIVAVDMDQAATDAVVAELKAAGGKALGVVGNVTVPQDAERMIEAAMEAFGRVDILVNNAGITRDGLLVRMKDEDWDAVLTVNLKGAFLCTRAASKVMTKQRYGRIINIASVVGQMGNAGQANYCASKAGLIGLTKSNARELAKRSITVNAVAPGFIATAMTDALSDKVRAELTAQIPLERLGSADDIANAVVFLAGEASGYITGHVLSVNGGMYM; this is translated from the coding sequence ATGCCAAAAGATAGAGTAGCCGTTATCACGGGTGCATCCCGTGGCATAGGCCGGAGTATCGCCCTGGCCCTGGCAGCCCAGGGGGCCACAATCGTTGCCGTTGATATGGATCAGGCTGCAACCGATGCCGTCGTCGCCGAACTGAAGGCCGCCGGCGGGAAAGCTCTGGGGGTTGTGGGAAACGTAACGGTCCCCCAGGACGCGGAGCGGATGATCGAGGCCGCCATGGAGGCCTTCGGGCGGGTCGACATTCTGGTGAACAACGCCGGCATTACCCGTGACGGTCTTCTCGTGCGGATGAAGGACGAGGACTGGGACGCCGTGCTCACGGTCAACCTGAAAGGCGCATTCCTGTGCACCCGTGCCGCTTCCAAGGTGATGACCAAGCAGCGTTACGGCCGGATCATCAACATCGCTTCCGTCGTCGGCCAGATGGGAAATGCGGGCCAGGCGAACTACTGTGCAAGTAAGGCCGGCCTGATCGGGCTGACCAAGTCCAATGCACGTGAACTTGCCAAACGCAGCATCACGGTCAATGCCGTTGCCCCCGGCTTTATCGCCACCGCCATGACCGATGCCCTCTCGGACAAGGTGCGTGCCGAGTTGACCGCCCAGATTCCCCTGGAACGCTTGGGCAGCGCCGACGATATTGCCAATGCGGTAGTGTTCCTTGCCGGCGAGGCTTCGGGTTACATCACCGGGCACGTTCTTTCCGTCAACGGCGGGATGTATATGTAA
- a CDS encoding proline--tRNA ligase, translated as MLYSRYFIPTVKETPSDAEVISHQLMLRAGMIRKLAAGIYNYLPMGLRSIRKFENIVREEMNRAGAIEMLMPSVQPAELWQESGRWTFYGKELLRFKDRKDGEFCMGPTHEEVITDMIRREIKSYRQMPINFYQIQTKFRDEIRPRFGLMRGREFIMKDAYSFDVDSSAADDSYERMYQAYVRIFERCGLNFRAVEADSGTIGGSFSHEFMVLADSGEDAIVSCDSCRYAANVEKAESRPLHPVPATDLLPLEKVPTPDMKTIADVAAFLKLSADKTVKTLVYASGSGDFVMALLRGDHELNEIKLKNSLGWDEIEMASEEAILRITGSPIGFLGPIGLKEKIPVIADLVLEGMADVVMGANEKDMHFINANLGRDFSVERFADIRTVVAGDGCPRCQEGKLEMWRGIEVGHVFKLGTKYSTALNATYLDADGKEQVIFMGCYGIGIGRTVAAAIEQNHDENGIIFPLPLAPFHCSVVALNAKDSGVMAAAEEIYLKLEQQGVETLFDDRDERPGVKFKDNDLIGIPLRIVVGSKGLAEGKVEVKIRKTGEVLLLPVEEAIAKIRQLVDEALA; from the coding sequence ATGCTTTATTCCCGTTATTTTATTCCCACCGTAAAAGAAACCCCTTCCGATGCCGAGGTGATTTCCCACCAGTTGATGCTTCGCGCCGGCATGATCCGGAAGCTGGCGGCCGGTATCTATAATTATCTGCCCATGGGGTTACGGTCCATCCGCAAATTCGAGAATATTGTCCGCGAGGAAATGAACCGGGCCGGGGCTATCGAGATGCTCATGCCGAGTGTCCAACCTGCGGAGCTCTGGCAGGAATCGGGTCGTTGGACCTTTTACGGCAAGGAACTGCTGCGCTTCAAGGATCGCAAGGACGGTGAGTTTTGCATGGGGCCGACCCATGAAGAGGTCATTACCGACATGATCCGCCGCGAGATCAAGAGTTACCGGCAGATGCCGATCAATTTCTATCAGATCCAGACCAAGTTCCGTGATGAGATCCGTCCCCGTTTCGGCCTGATGCGCGGCCGGGAATTCATCATGAAGGATGCCTACTCCTTCGACGTGGACAGCAGCGCTGCGGACGATTCCTACGAACGCATGTACCAGGCCTATGTACGTATCTTTGAACGGTGCGGACTGAACTTCCGCGCCGTTGAGGCGGACTCGGGCACCATTGGCGGATCATTCTCCCACGAGTTCATGGTGCTGGCGGACTCAGGCGAGGATGCCATCGTCTCCTGCGACTCCTGCCGCTATGCGGCCAACGTGGAAAAGGCCGAGTCGCGGCCGCTGCACCCGGTTCCGGCCACTGATTTGCTGCCGCTGGAGAAGGTTCCGACACCGGACATGAAAACCATTGCCGATGTTGCGGCGTTCCTGAAGTTGTCGGCCGACAAGACGGTCAAGACCCTGGTGTACGCCTCGGGCAGCGGCGACTTCGTCATGGCGCTGCTGCGCGGGGACCATGAACTGAACGAGATCAAACTCAAGAACAGCCTGGGCTGGGACGAGATCGAGATGGCCTCCGAGGAGGCAATCCTGCGTATCACCGGTTCGCCCATCGGCTTCCTCGGTCCCATCGGACTCAAGGAGAAGATCCCGGTCATCGCCGACCTGGTACTCGAAGGCATGGCCGATGTCGTCATGGGCGCCAACGAAAAGGATATGCACTTCATCAACGCCAACCTGGGACGTGATTTCTCGGTCGAGCGCTTTGCCGATATCCGCACCGTCGTGGCCGGCGATGGCTGTCCCCGCTGCCAGGAGGGAAAACTGGAAATGTGGCGCGGCATCGAGGTTGGACACGTCTTCAAGCTGGGCACCAAATACTCCACCGCCCTCAATGCCACCTATCTGGACGCCGATGGCAAAGAGCAGGTGATCTTCATGGGGTGTTACGGCATCGGCATCGGCCGTACGGTTGCTGCGGCCATCGAACAGAACCATGATGAAAACGGCATCATCTTCCCGCTGCCGCTGGCCCCGTTCCATTGCTCGGTGGTGGCCTTGAACGCCAAGGATAGCGGCGTCATGGCTGCGGCCGAAGAGATCTATCTCAAACTGGAGCAGCAAGGGGTGGAGACGCTGTTCGATGATCGCGACGAACGGCCGGGAGTCAAGTTCAAGGACAACGACCTGATCGGTATCCCGCTGCGCATCGTGGTCGGCAGCAAGGGACTGGCCGAAGGCAAGGTCGAGGTCAAGATCCGCAAGACCGGTGAAGTGCTCCTGTTGCCGGTGGAAGAGGCCATAGCAAAGATCCGTCAACTCGTTGACGAGGCACTGGCCTGA
- the fabD gene encoding ACP S-malonyltransferase, translated as MGKTAFIFPGQGSQYPGMGKELADAFPVARQVFEEADDALGVKLSATCFAGSEDELKLTATTQPAILTASIAVLRVVEQETGLKADYLAGHSLGEYSALVCSGALGFADAVRTVRARGTFMQEAVPVGTGTMAAMLGIEKEMLEDICREAAQGEIVAPANFNSPGQIVIAGHSAAVTRAIEIAKGRGFRKAMLLPVSAPFHCALMKPAAERLAGVLDKVATNPMKLPVVANADAVPNSDNGRVKELLVAQVCAPVLWEQSVNAMVGQGVEKFVEIGPGKVLSGLVKRITKEVEIANIEDIAGLKAFTA; from the coding sequence ATGGGTAAAACCGCTTTCATATTCCCTGGCCAGGGTTCCCAGTATCCGGGTATGGGCAAGGAACTGGCCGATGCCTTTCCGGTTGCCCGGCAGGTGTTTGAAGAGGCCGATGATGCGCTTGGCGTGAAGCTGTCCGCCACCTGTTTTGCAGGCAGTGAAGACGAATTGAAGCTCACCGCCACGACCCAGCCGGCCATCCTGACCGCAAGCATCGCCGTTCTGCGGGTGGTCGAGCAGGAAACCGGCCTCAAGGCCGACTACCTGGCCGGGCATTCCCTCGGCGAGTATTCGGCCCTGGTCTGTTCGGGCGCCCTTGGCTTTGCCGATGCCGTCAGGACCGTCCGGGCGCGCGGCACCTTCATGCAGGAAGCGGTGCCGGTCGGCACCGGCACCATGGCTGCCATGTTGGGTATTGAGAAAGAGATGCTTGAGGATATCTGCCGCGAGGCGGCCCAGGGAGAGATTGTCGCCCCGGCCAATTTCAATTCGCCCGGCCAGATCGTTATCGCCGGACATAGCGCCGCTGTGACCCGCGCCATAGAAATCGCCAAAGGCCGCGGCTTCAGGAAGGCCATGTTGCTGCCGGTCAGTGCCCCGTTCCATTGCGCCCTCATGAAACCGGCCGCCGAACGGCTCGCCGGGGTGCTGGATAAGGTGGCGACCAACCCGATGAAGCTCCCGGTGGTCGCCAACGCCGATGCTGTGCCGAATAGCGACAATGGCCGTGTCAAAGAACTGTTGGTGGCCCAGGTATGCGCCCCGGTCCTGTGGGAACAGTCGGTGAACGCCATGGTGGGGCAGGGTGTGGAGAAATTCGTCGAGATCGGTCCCGGGAAGGTCCTGTCGGGCCTGGTCAAACGAATCACAAAGGAAGTGGAAATCGCAAATATCGAGGATATTGCCGGCCTGAAGGCGTTCACCGCGTAA
- a CDS encoding response regulator: MGKRYLVIEDDALSRKVLENFFSEFARCDTAEDGATGYGLFEQAILENEPYDLICTDITMPGLNGHELIRKIRDREQSLPIHGYMHTTIFVISASNCSKDMENALLDSDCDDYIVKPFRQEMLKALLEKNNLLDYNIP; encoded by the coding sequence ATGGGGAAACGCTATCTCGTTATTGAGGACGACGCTCTGAGCCGCAAGGTTCTGGAGAATTTCTTTTCCGAGTTTGCCCGCTGCGATACCGCGGAAGACGGCGCGACAGGTTATGGGCTTTTCGAACAGGCCATTCTGGAAAATGAGCCCTACGACCTGATCTGCACCGATATTACCATGCCGGGGCTCAATGGTCATGAACTGATCAGGAAGATCCGCGACCGGGAGCAGTCGCTCCCTATTCACGGCTATATGCACACGACGATCTTCGTGATTTCTGCGAGCAATTGTTCCAAAGACATGGAAAACGCTTTGCTGGACAGCGACTGCGACGATTATATCGTAAAGCCGTTTCGGCAGGAGATGCTCAAGGCACTGCTCGAAAAAAACAACCTGCTCGACTATAACATCCCCTGA